DNA sequence from the Streptomyces sp. MST-110588 genome:
GCTCGGTCAATGTCCGGATCAATCTGGATCCGCCGGTATCAGTCGACCTGGGTGACGGGGAGCCCTTCGAGGTGACCGCCATTCATATCTCTGCGGACGTACCGGAGCAGTTGTTCAAAGCTCTGCGTGCCGAACGCGCACCCGAGGAGTAATGCGTGAACATGAAGGCTCCGGACCGCGAATTACCGGGCCCGGCTGGTCATGCCACCGCGCACAGCGCCGGGGCGGATTTATTGAGGGTATGCGGACAACCGGCGCCAGGTCGCACGGAAACCAACGTATTCCCGGAGGTTCCATGACCGCCACCTCGTTATCGACCCCAAAAGTATCCGTCTTCTTTCCGGGATCGGTACTCCGGGCGGAAATGGTGGAAGGCTTCGCTGAACTGGTTCGGGAGGCCGGCCTGGCCCGGTTGTGGATGGGGCAGAACCTGACCATCGATACGCATCACCTTTTCGCGTACCTCGCCGGCAGGGGGATAAAAGTTCCCGTCGGGACATCGGTCGGCCTGATGCCGCTGCGGCATCCCTTCGAAGCCGCCGTTCAAGCACGTTCGGCAGCCATGCTCACCGGACAGCCAATGGTGGCGGGATACGGCCCCGGAGCCGTGGAATTTGCTTCTTCCCTGCGCGGGACGGCGTACGCGAGTCCACTGACCGCTGCCCGTGAATACCTGTCCATGGTACGGGCGCTGGTGAACGGGGAACTGGTCGAGCGCTCCGGTGACTACTACTGCCTGAACGGCATGATTCCTCCGCTGCCGTCTGGCCGGCCGGAGGTCGAAGTCGGTGCCGGCGTGCTCCGCGCCAACATGGCGAAGGTCGCGGGAGAGGTCGCCGATGTGGCCATCACCTGGCTCACGCCCGCGCCGTACATCAAGAACGTGCTGGCACCGGCGTTGTACGAAGGCGCACAGAGCCGGGGCAGAGCGGCCCCGCGCATCGTGACGTTGCTGCACTTCGCGGTGGACCGCCCCCGACGCGACCCCCGGGAACTGGTGCTGGCGGCGAACGGCGGACACCTGGGCGCGGCGCCCTACGCAGCCATGCTGCGTAGGGCCGGGGTGGACGTCGATCCCGGGGAACCCGCGCGGAGCGCCGCCGCACTGGTGGATTCCGGTGTTTTCCTCACGGGTTCTGCGAGCGAGATCGCCGAGCAGGTAGCCGATTACGCGCGCTCGAACGTGGACGAGGTGGCGCTCTCTCCCGGAGGCGTGTTGATCCGGTACGGGGTGGAGGCAGCACTGGCTGATCTTCGGGAGGTCGTCGCGGAACTGAGAGGCAAAGATGTCTGAGACTTCCGAACCGGCCGGCGCGGGGTTCACCTTCACCCCGCGACGGCTCCTCCTGGTGGGTACGGGAGCGATCGGCGTCACCTTCCTGCCCTACTGGGTCAAGTGGATGAGCATCGTGCTGCCGGATGTGGAGTGCCGTGTCGTGGTGACACGCAGTGCTGAGCGTTTTGTGACGCGTGAGGCGCTGTCGGCCATCAACTCCAGTGAAGCGCTGCTTGACATGTGGCCGGACGAACCACGGACCAAAGCGCTGCACGTCGAATGGTCGCTGTGGGCCGAGGCCGTGGCGGTGTACCCGGCCACGGTGCACTTCATCAGCAGGCTCGCCACCGGCATGGGCGACACTCCGGCCATGCTCGCGTTGCAGTGCACCCAGGCGCCCATCGGCGTGGCCCCGTCCCTCCCGCCAGGGGCCATCGACAACCCGGTGCTGGCCCGGCACATGAAAGAACTGCGGGAGCGGCCCAACGTCTGCGTCATACCTCCTCAGCCCGGCCCGAGCAGCACCACCGGCCGTGACGATGCCTATATCCCGCCCGAGTTGCCGAAGCTGCTGAGACTGATGGAAGCGTTGCCGGCACGGTCGGCCTGAGCGAGCGGTGCGAGGAGGGGATCCGGTTGCACTCCGATGGAGAACTGATCGCTGAGTACGGTACCGAGCTCACCCGGACCGCCGTGTATCGGTGTCCTGGGCCGGCAGCGTACCGATGGGTGCGGACCGCCGGCCCCGGACAGCCGCACCAGGAACGTATGCCCTCGGCCACCACGCTGCGCCACCTGCGCGCCCTGCCGGCCGTGGGGCTGCGCCTTTCGCTGCCACAACAGGAGGGCCACCGGCTCATCTACCCGGTGGGCGGTCCCGACTCGTTGGCGACCCTGTTGATGACCAGCCCGCCGGAGGACGCGTACGCGCAAGGCCGCGTGTTGCTGAGGGACCTTGCCCGCACCCTAGGCGCACTGCACACCGTGCCGGCCGAGGGGCTCACGCGGCGGAAATACCCCGGTCTGCTCAGGTTGGAGCCTTGGTTCTCCCGCGACTTCCGCAAAGAGGGGACCGTGCGGTTGTACACCGTGGTCAGAAGGCGGCTGGGAGACACTCGGTTGCGGCATCTGCGGGAGCGGTGCCGGTGGTTTCTGACGGACACTCCAGCTCCGGTCCTCCTGCACGGGCGACCGGGAACCGGAGTGGTCGTGCCCGACCTGACCAATGGTTCGGGCAGCCTGCTGGCCGGTGAGGACATGGCCGCGGGCCGGCCCTGCCTCGATATCGGGTGGGTACTCGGCGAACTGGCTGAGTTGCGTGGCATGGTCCGCAGGAGAATCGGGGCGGAGGCGGCGGCGCAATGGTCGTTGATCACGCGTGCTTTCGCCGACGCGTGTGATCGGCCGGCGTTGGAAGATGCCCGTGAAGTCGCCGTACTGGGAATGCTCGCGCACATGAGGGATGCTTGTGATTACGTCGGATGGGGCGATGAGTGGGCGACCCTCACCGTGGACATCCTCGCGGAGGAGGCAGAGCGTGCCGCCCAGGGGAGCTGAAAAATAGCTCGCCCTTTTCTGGTTACACATACTCGCATTCCATATCGTCAACGGCCGGATGAAATCGCACCCGGCCCTTTCTGGCATGCCCGCACGGATGTCTTGCCAAAGTTTCAATGCGCCGGGAAAAGTCTTCCCTTGAATGCTTGTCCGGTGCTATAAAAGACTTCGTAAGCAGCGCCCGCGGAAAACCGGGGCGTGGATGTTCAACAGAAAGGAAGTCCCATGGACGCCGAGCAGCTTTTCGAGGGTTACACCACCTACGCCGACGCCGAGGAGCTGGCCGCCGCGACGCAGGACGTTGATGGCGCGCCCGGCTCGCTCGTCACCGTCGCCAGCGTCGTGGTCTCCATCTGGCAGGGTTGCTGACGCTGCTCAGTGCCGGTTTCTGAATGGGAATGCCGGAGTCGACTGATCCCGTCAAGTATCGAGTCGTCCCCAGCATCCCCGCTCAAATGATAGCGCGGGGGCGTGGACCGTTCCACGCCCCCGTTGGCCTGGGGCCCGTCTTCGCGAGGGGGCTCGTGGAAGGAGTCCGGGTGCCCGTGGTGCGCCGTATCGTTCTGGACAATGGCCTGAAAGTCCTGCTCGCCCCCCGGCGAGGGACATCGCTGGTCGCGGTCTGTATGCACTATGACATCGGTTTCCGGTCCGAGCCGCCGGCATTCAGCGGTTTCGCGCATCTTTTTGAACACCTGATGTTCCAGGGCAGCGGGAAATACCCGAAGCTGGCGCACTGGAATTACGTACAGGGCCTCGGCGGTTCCATCAACGGCACCACGCATCCGGACTACACCGACTACTTCCAGTTGTTGCCGAAAAACGGCCTGGCCGAGGTCCTCGCCATGGAGGCCGACCGGCTGGATTCTCTGGTCGTCAGTGACGAAAGCCTCGGTAACCAGCGGGCAGTGGTGAAGGAAGAGATCCGGACGAACATTATGAACCGGGCGTACGGTGGGTTCCCGTGGATTCCGTTGCCCGCGCTTCTGTACCGTACGTACCCCAATGCGCACAACGGGTACGGTGAATGGTCCGATCTGGATGCTGTGACTGTTGCGGACGCGGTGGAATTCCACCGCACGTATTACGTCCCGTCCAATGCCGTGCTCACGGTATCCGGGGATTTCGATGTCCCCGGCGTGCTGAAGCTGATCCACAAGCTGTTCGGTGTATTGCCTTCCCGGCCCCGCCCGCCCGCGCCGACGCTGCAAGAGCCGGTGCCCGAACGCACCGTGCGGGGCACGCACACGGACGTGCACGCTCCGCTGCCGGCCCTGGCACTCGGGTACCGGCTGCCGGACCCTGGCTCCGACCTGACCGCCTACCTGGCCCATATGGCACTGTGCGAGATCCTCGCCTGTGACTTCTCCGGCGCGCTGCACACGAGGCTGGTACGTGACAAGGCGCTTGCCGTCCGGGTGTCGGCGGGCTGTGGTCTGTTCAACTCTCTGGACGCCCGCGCGCCGGACACACTGGCGATCGTCGTGACCTGCCGGCCGGGCGTCGAACCAGAGGACACGGTCGCCGAGATCGACGAGGAGCTGGCCCGGCTCGCGGCGAGGGACACCATCGGCGCACTCGTTCCTGGCGCGCGAAACCGTCTGGCGGCCCGGCTTTACCGGCGCAACGCCGATTTGCTGGCACACACCCGCACCATGGGGGCATACGAACTGCTCCATGGCAGAGCGGAACTCGTCGACGAACTGCCCGAACGGGTCGCGGCGTTGGATACCACATCCGTCCAACGGGCGGTCACCCGTCTGCTGTCCCCTTCACGAGCGGTGCTTCGGCTTGTCCCGCGAAGCGCGCCTCCCGGCCGTACCGCCGGGACAGAGGTGGCCGTCGCGTCATGAACTCCTTGACGACAGCACGGCACCTGCTGGACACCACGCTGCCCAATGGCCTGCGGCTGATCGTGGTGCCGGACCACAGCGTGCCACTGGTCGAGATCCGGCTCAGTATCCCTTTCGCGGGTGTGGGCGAGGCGCACGCCGCGCATGCGCATATCCTCGGCGCCGTGCTCCTGCGCCCCGCCGCAGAGGTGTGTTCCACGCGGCGCGAAGCATGGGCGACAGCGGATATCAACGCCGCCAGAGGCATCGACCGCCTTGGCATCTTCGGCTACACGCCGACAGTGTTCCTGGAGCCGGTGCTGCACGAAATCGCAGCCTGCCTGGCCCGGCCACGTTACGGTGATGACGCCATCGCCGAGGCTCGGCAGAAGCACACCGCGCATGTCGGCATAGGGCGCGCGGAGGCCCGGTGGATGGCACTGGCCGCACTGTTACGGCGGTGGTATCCCGCGTATGCCCAGCCCTGTGACCTGCCGCCCCCCGCAGCCCTGGCTCGTGTCGAGCCGGAAAAGATACGACATCTGCATCACAGTCGGCTCAACCCGGCCGGCGCGACCCTGGTCCTGGTCGGGGATGTCGAGGCAGCGCAGCTCGCCGACCTGGTGCGCCTGGCCTTCATGGACTGGTCCGGCGGGCCGCCGCCCCACGATGTCTTCCCGCCGCCGTCGATTCCGTCGGCCGCCGGTGAACTCACCCTTCTCCACCGCCCGAAGTCGGCCCAGGCGGAAGTCCTCATGTTCGGCACGATGCCTGAGCGAACCGATGACCGCAGTCCCGCCTTCGACATCGCCAACGTGGTGTTCGGTGACGGCGTGGGGTCCCGGCTGACCAGGAAAGTCCGGGAGGACAGGGGCTACGCGTATCTCGCCGGCTCCGCCATGGAAATCATCGCGGGCCGATCCACCCTCCTGATCCGGTTGGCGGTGAACGAGCGTGACGCGGCAGCCGCTGTGAACGAGACACGGGCGGAACTGGCGGCCATGGTGCACACCCCGCCCGACCCGGCGGAGATCGCTGCCGCGAAGCAGTTGCTGGCCGGCCGACTGGTCACTTCCACCGCCTCACCGGCCTCGTACGCGACCTCTCTGGTGAACGTCGTCGCGGAAGGCGCCCCGCCGGACTGGGACCGGGCCTATGCGCGGCGTCTCGCCGGCACCGGCCGGACGGAGGTGGCCGAGGCCGCGCTCGCCCATTTCTCGCCGGAGGTGCTCGACACCGTGGTGGTGGGAGACGCCGAAGCCCTCGCCGTACCCCTGGAGCAAGTCGCTGACCTGCGGGTGCTTCGGTACGAGCGATTGGAGGACGTTCCCGCCCTGCCGCGGTCCGCGGCCTTCAAGACTTCGCCACGGGAGGCACGATGACACTGGTGGACCATCGGTACCGGGCCCGGCCCGAAAGCCTGGAATCGGTACCAGCAGTAGCGCGACTACTGCGGCGGCTGGGCCTCGGCACCTTCGACCCCGCCCATCTCACCTCGTACAACGGACGCAACAACAACTGGTCGGGCCTCACGACCGAGGGTACCCAACTCTTCGTCAAACACCTGAGCGGCCCCTTGGACGACGCACGGCGGCGCCTCACGAACATCCTCGCCTTCCATGAGCTGCTGAGGTACACGGAGCAGAGCATCGTGCGGGGGCCACGCTGTTTGGGCTGGAGCATGGAGGACGTCCTGGTCGTCTTCGAATGGCTGCCGGACACGGTGACCGGGGCCGAACGGGCGGATTCGGGTGCCTTCGGAGAGGAGGACGCCCACCGGATCGGTGAGACCATCGGTGCCCTGCACGGCCTGGACCCCTCGGGCCGGGTGAGCCTTGACCCGACACCGCACGCGCTGCCCCCCGTATCCGGGCTGAACGCCTTGTCCTTGGAAAAGCACCGGACGGCAAGCGGGGCGGAACTCAGGATGTGGAGCATCCTGCAACAGGACGGGGAACTGGCAGAAGCCATCAGGCGGCTGCGGAAGCCGGAGAGCGATGGCGTCTCCCGGCCCGTGCACGGCGACTTCCGACTGGACCAGGTGCTGTTCGCGCGGGATGCCATGTATCTGCTCGACTTCGAAGAGTTGCGGCGCACCGATCCCGCCCGGGACATCGGCGCGTATGTGGGTGAATGGCTGTACCGCGCGGTGCGGAAACTCGCCGGGCCGGAAAGCCCGGAAAGCGACGCCGCATCGGGAGCACCCGGAAGCATGCGGGCGCAGGCTGCAGGGGAGCCCCGGGGTCACGGTGCGGTCGCCCGTGCCACGAGCGAACTGGCCAGGTGCCGGCCCTTTATCGAACGATTCCGTGCGGGCTACGCCGCGCGGGGAGATGCCGCGCACGACGAAGCCCTGTGGATCCGCAGCGCGGGGTTCGCCGGCTGGCACCTGCTCGACCGGGTCATGGCGCGGTCGGCACAGCGGTCGGTACTGACGGCCGGAGACCGCGCTGCGATGGGTATCGCTCGTACGCTCCTGCTCTCTCCCGGCGCTGTGACGAGAACGCTCGGGCTGGAGGACTGATCCGAAAATGAACGGATACCGCAGTTCAGGACGTGACTGTTGCCGATGTGGTGCTGGTGATGAGGTCGCAGCAGACCGTCGGTCCCAGGGCGTTGGCCTCGCGGGTCATGTGCTGCACCGCACGGGCCGGGTCGCGCCGGGTGACGTGTGCGGCGCCCAGGTCCAGGTGGTCGACGTGGCTGTGCAAGACATGCCAGATATCGCCGATCTGACATCCGGACTCACCCGGCAACAACCTCCTACCGGCTTGCCGGGCGACCCGCCCCCATTTCACTGCCCCCGTGGGGCTTGCGCAGCGAACTGGAGCATCTGACATGCCGCATCCGAGACAGGCGGAACAGGAGAGGGCGACGGCGCCCCTGCACTGGCGTCTGAGCGCGGAGCTCGATACGGCCGAGGTGGACTTGACCCGGCTCACCGCACGCATCCGCGACCGGACCGTGGACGCGGACACCGTGCACGACTTGCAACACGCACTGGCGAATGCTCTGTACGAAGTGCTCCACACGGGCTTGGACATATCCGGCGCGCCCCGCCTTCGCACGCTGCGGGACCCGTCCTACGAGCGGCTCCTCGCGGACGCGGTGCCGCACCGTGACACGACCTTCGCGGTGCCGTACGCGGCGGTCGCGGAATCAGGGGACGACCCGTCCCACCGGATCGTCACGCTGGAAGGAGTACGCACCCTCGTCCCGGCAGCCTCGGTGACCGCGAGCGCCGGGGAAGGACGGGCCGTGGTGCACTACCCGTGCGCACGCCCCGCGCTGTCCGCGGGCTTCTTCCTGGTGGACGGTTCAGCCGGACGCCCTGATGAGGTGAACTCCATCGTCCGCTTGTACATCCACCTGAAGGATGCCAGGACCGCACCGCCGCTCTGGAGGGACCTGTTGCATGGGCTGGAGGCTCGCACCGTGCGCTACCGGGCCAAGATCAGTTCCTCTCCGCTGCTGTACCCACGGCGTGACGCGGCCGTCGTCTACCTGAGCACCGCCGAGGCGGGCCACACCGTGGCCCAGGATCTGGCTGCCGGCCTTGCGGGCCGGCCCGGTCTCGGCCGGTCCACCTCAGTGTTCGCGCGGGAGATCGTCCCGGGGCTGGCCGTGGCCGAGGAACCGGACGATCCTCGCACGGGTCAGGCACACCTGAGTTTTGGTCTGCACCGGGCCCACGCCGTGGCACAAGGGTTGATCGACCACGCCCGGTCTCCCCGTGACTCAGACGTGCGCACCGTAGTGTGCGCGGCACTGGCCCGTGCGCACATACGGCCGGACGCGCCCTGGCGCAACGCGTCCCGATGACGGCTGGCGCGCTTCCCGGCCCACCGCCCTGGACGCCCCCGACATCCGCATCGTCGAACTCGTCGAGGAACGCGACGTGGTGGCCCCCTTCGGCGCCAAACCCGCCGTGGCCAACCAGCAGTGAGTACCGGGGGCGCCCCCGGATTCCCCCGGAGGCGGCCCCGGAAAACCGGGAGCCGCACTTGACTGCGTGGGCGTGCGTGAAATGAACACCGGGATCTGTCGACTCACCCTGCGGAGACGGGAGTTGCCGGCGTTCGGTCTCCGTCCTTTTCGTCCGTTGACGTGTGGTGGCCGGACCTCATCATCGGCAGGAAGGCGAGAGCCGATGTGGCCAGCAGGAGATTCACGCCCAGTCCCCACGTAAAGGCGGACGTCGCTGAGTAGACCGTACCGAGCAATGCCGGTCCGAGGGCGGAACCGATCTGGATTCCGGTCTCCAGCGCTCCGGAGGCGGAACCGGCGTCCCGCTCCGGGACTCCGGCGAGCACGATGTTGATGAGCGGGGTGAATCCCAGCCCCTCGCCGAAGCCGATGACCGCCAAGGGGATGACGATTGCGATCTCGGGCATCTGACGGCCATATACCGCTGCGGAGCCGAGCAGCGCGGCCGTTCCTGCGATGTTGATGACATATCCGATGGTCAGTACGTGGTGGCCCGCCTTCGGCCCGATTTTCGGGGCGACCAGGGAGGCGATGCCGAAGCACAGCGCGAGGGGGGTGAACAGAAGGCCGGCCTTCAGGGGGGAGAAACCGAGCGGACCCTGGAAGTAGAGGGAAATGAGGAAGAACAAACCGATGTTCCCTGCCACGAAGGTGAGGGACAGCCCCACTCCCGCCCGGAAGGTGCGCCGGCGCAGGAGTTCCGGATCGATGAGCGGCAGGTGATGGTGTCGTTTGGCGCGGTTCTCCCGGCGAAGGAACACGGCCATCGCGGGAATGGCCGCAAGTACCAGCAGGAGCAGCAAGGGGTGTCCGTGCTCTCCGCCGCCGAAGACGAGAGGGGCGATCACACACAGCAGGGCCACGGTGAGCAGCCCGACTCCGGGCAGGTCCAGGCTGGGACGGTCCTTCTTCCGGTTCTCGGGGAGGAGCAGCAGGGCCCCGATGACGGCGGCGAGGCCGATGGGGAGATTGATGAGAAAGATGGCCCGCCAGGACAGGCCCGCGATGTCCAGCCCGATGAGCAGGCCGCCGACGATCTGCCCGATGATGGCCGCGATACCGGTGACGGCCCCGAAAAGGCCGAACGCCCTGGCCCGGTGACGCCCGGAGAATTCGAGCTGGATGATGGACAGCGTCTGCGGGAGCATCAGGCCCGCCGCGACCCCCTGCAGTACGCGGAAGCCGATGAGGGGAATGGGCTCCCAGGCCAGCGCGCACGCCAGGGAAGCGGCGCTGAAGGCGGCGACACCGATGATGAACATCCTGCGGTAGCCGTGGATGTCGCCCAGTCTGCCGCCGGTGACCAGCGTCAGACCGAACGCGAGGGTGTAGCCGGAGATGATCAGTTCCAGTTCGCTGACACCGGCGCCGAAGTGACTGCGGATGGGCTGGAGTGCCACGTTGACGATGGACAGGTCGAGCTCGACCAGGCAGGTGCCGGCCAGGACCACGACGAGCGCGAGCCATTGGCGCAGATCGGGATGGCGTATGTCCACCGGCGGTGGGGCAGCTTGGGTAACCATGTCGGTCAAGTCTTGGCAGCCGGCCCCTCATGATCAACGGCGATCTGCGAATGAACCGATAAGCGGAACTGAAGAATGCCGACCGCGTCCCCCTGCCTTCGCGCTCACACCCGGACGTACGCCGGCGCGCTCAACCCCGGACGTACGTCGGCGCCCTCACCCCTGGACGTACGTCTCGGCGGTCTCCGCGAACGCCGCCACGACAGGCTTCCGGCCGGTCTTGCGCCACACCAGCGCCACATCGGCGTTCGGCAGGTCGTGGATGGGGACGAAAGCCACGTCGGGACGGGCGTAGAACTCGGCGGTCGACCGCACCATCGGAGCGAGACCTTGTCCCGCGGCGACGAGGGAGAGCACTTCGTGCACGGTGGCCACCGGCTGACCGCGGCGGATCGGCTTTCCCGAAGGCGTACAGGGCGGTGACTGAGCATCCCACCAGTACTGCGGGGCGTTTCCGGCGGGCGAGAACACCTGCTGCTCCGCGAGTTCTTCGACCGATATGGACTCGCGGGAGGCCAGCGGATGGCCCAGCGGCACGGCAAGCGTCCTGGGTTCGGAGGACATCGTGGGGCCCACCTCCAGGTCGTCCTCCAGAACCGGGAGCCAGTGGCTGAGAACATCGATCTCGCCCCGCCGCAGCGGTCCGAGAGGATCGGCGATATGCACTTCGTGCAATTCGGTCGCGCAGGCGGGGAAGCGCGCCCTGAAACGCCGGATGATCTCGGGCACGACCATGGTGGCACACAGGAATCCGACCCGGAGGGTCTCCTCGATACACCGCGTGGCCCGTCGTGCCTCATCCAGCGCGTCACGCAGCTCCTGGAATGCCGGAGCCACGCGCTCGCGATACCGCTCGCCCACATCGGTGAGCCGGACGCTGCGCGTAGTGCGCTCGAAGAGGCGACCGCCGACGCGGCGTTCAAGAGAACGCGTCAATTGGCTCACCCGCGCCTGCGAGACCATCATCCGCTCTGCGGTCCGGCCGAAGTGCAGTTCTTCGGCCAGGGTGAGGAAACACTCCGTCTCCTGGTAATCCATCAGCCCCCACCCGTACTCCCGGTACCGGACGCCCTGAACAGGTGGACCGACCGCCTACGGTGAGTCCCCCGCCGCTCCAGCATTGTCCGCACCCGCACCGGACGACGCAATCAACGCCGGCCGCTCGAAGCAGCGGTCCCGCGGCCCATGGCCGCCCGGCCCGGCCGGGTTCCGGCAGGGCGGCCTCTCGGCAGCGTCGTATATGAGTGCCTGGAGCGCTGCGGCGTCCAGGCATCGGAGGCCGTGACCGGAATCGAACCGGCGTAACTCGCTTTGCAGGCGAGCCCCTCAGCCACTCGGGCACACGGCCGGGCTGTGGTGTTCTGCGCGGGCCGGTGGAGCGGGGCCCGCGTGTGGTGACGACCATAGGCCCGGGGGCGGGGGCCGGGGCAAGAGTGGTGGGGGGCCTGTCATGAAGGTGCAACACGCGGTTCATGTAAGGGGGTTGGCGGGCGCGGGTGGGTCTGTCCCGGCCGCGGGGGATGTGCTGTGATCCGTACTCGGTCCTTGGGAGTAGGTCGGGGGGACGGCCCGGTTCCCGTCCCGGGACAGGGGTGACCGGCTTTCGAGCCTCTTACCCTGACCGGATGACTGCCGTAGACCCGGGCGACGCCCTCGCCGAGACCGCCGCTGCCCAGATACCCGAGCCACCGCCCGCCAACGCCCGCGGCGGTGGCGTGCTCTCCCCTGCGTACCGGGCGCTGACCTGCGGCATCATCTCGGTGATCTCGTTGATCGCCTTCGAAGCCAGTGCGGTGAACACCGCGATGCCGGTGGCTGCCCACGCTCTGGACGGCGTCGGACTGTACGCCTTCGCCTTCTCCGGCTTCTTCACCGCGAGCCTGTTCGCGATGACGCTCTCCGGCGAGTGGTGCGACCGCACCGGGCCGTCGGCGCCGCTGTTCGCCGGGATCGCCGCCTTCGGTGCGGGTCTGGTGGTCGCGGGCTCGGCCCAGAACATGTGGATCTTCGTGGCGGGCCGTGGGATCCAGGGCCTCGGC
Encoded proteins:
- a CDS encoding LLM class flavin-dependent oxidoreductase; protein product: MTATSLSTPKVSVFFPGSVLRAEMVEGFAELVREAGLARLWMGQNLTIDTHHLFAYLAGRGIKVPVGTSVGLMPLRHPFEAAVQARSAAMLTGQPMVAGYGPGAVEFASSLRGTAYASPLTAAREYLSMVRALVNGELVERSGDYYCLNGMIPPLPSGRPEVEVGAGVLRANMAKVAGEVADVAITWLTPAPYIKNVLAPALYEGAQSRGRAAPRIVTLLHFAVDRPRRDPRELVLAANGGHLGAAPYAAMLRRAGVDVDPGEPARSAAALVDSGVFLTGSASEIAEQVADYARSNVDEVALSPGGVLIRYGVEAALADLREVVAELRGKDV
- a CDS encoding pitrilysin family protein; its protein translation is MVRRIVLDNGLKVLLAPRRGTSLVAVCMHYDIGFRSEPPAFSGFAHLFEHLMFQGSGKYPKLAHWNYVQGLGGSINGTTHPDYTDYFQLLPKNGLAEVLAMEADRLDSLVVSDESLGNQRAVVKEEIRTNIMNRAYGGFPWIPLPALLYRTYPNAHNGYGEWSDLDAVTVADAVEFHRTYYVPSNAVLTVSGDFDVPGVLKLIHKLFGVLPSRPRPPAPTLQEPVPERTVRGTHTDVHAPLPALALGYRLPDPGSDLTAYLAHMALCEILACDFSGALHTRLVRDKALAVRVSAGCGLFNSLDARAPDTLAIVVTCRPGVEPEDTVAEIDEELARLAARDTIGALVPGARNRLAARLYRRNADLLAHTRTMGAYELLHGRAELVDELPERVAALDTTSVQRAVTRLLSPSRAVLRLVPRSAPPGRTAGTEVAVAS
- a CDS encoding MFS transporter, with translation MVTQAAPPPVDIRHPDLRQWLALVVVLAGTCLVELDLSIVNVALQPIRSHFGAGVSELELIISGYTLAFGLTLVTGGRLGDIHGYRRMFIIGVAAFSAASLACALAWEPIPLIGFRVLQGVAAGLMLPQTLSIIQLEFSGRHRARAFGLFGAVTGIAAIIGQIVGGLLIGLDIAGLSWRAIFLINLPIGLAAVIGALLLLPENRKKDRPSLDLPGVGLLTVALLCVIAPLVFGGGEHGHPLLLLLVLAAIPAMAVFLRRENRAKRHHHLPLIDPELLRRRTFRAGVGLSLTFVAGNIGLFFLISLYFQGPLGFSPLKAGLLFTPLALCFGIASLVAPKIGPKAGHHVLTIGYVINIAGTAALLGSAAVYGRQMPEIAIVIPLAVIGFGEGLGFTPLINIVLAGVPERDAGSASGALETGIQIGSALGPALLGTVYSATSAFTWGLGVNLLLATSALAFLPMMRSGHHTSTDEKDGDRTPATPVSAG
- a CDS encoding insulinase family protein, with the translated sequence MNSLTTARHLLDTTLPNGLRLIVVPDHSVPLVEIRLSIPFAGVGEAHAAHAHILGAVLLRPAAEVCSTRREAWATADINAARGIDRLGIFGYTPTVFLEPVLHEIAACLARPRYGDDAIAEARQKHTAHVGIGRAEARWMALAALLRRWYPAYAQPCDLPPPAALARVEPEKIRHLHHSRLNPAGATLVLVGDVEAAQLADLVRLAFMDWSGGPPPHDVFPPPSIPSAAGELTLLHRPKSAQAEVLMFGTMPERTDDRSPAFDIANVVFGDGVGSRLTRKVREDRGYAYLAGSAMEIIAGRSTLLIRLAVNERDAAAAVNETRAELAAMVHTPPDPAEIAAAKQLLAGRLVTSTASPASYATSLVNVVAEGAPPDWDRAYARRLAGTGRTEVAEAALAHFSPEVLDTVVVGDAEALAVPLEQVADLRVLRYERLEDVPALPRSAAFKTSPREAR
- a CDS encoding flavoprotein, giving the protein MSETSEPAGAGFTFTPRRLLLVGTGAIGVTFLPYWVKWMSIVLPDVECRVVVTRSAERFVTREALSAINSSEALLDMWPDEPRTKALHVEWSLWAEAVAVYPATVHFISRLATGMGDTPAMLALQCTQAPIGVAPSLPPGAIDNPVLARHMKELRERPNVCVIPPQPGPSSTTGRDDAYIPPELPKLLRLMEALPARSA
- a CDS encoding LysR family transcriptional regulator produces the protein MDYQETECFLTLAEELHFGRTAERMMVSQARVSQLTRSLERRVGGRLFERTTRSVRLTDVGERYRERVAPAFQELRDALDEARRATRCIEETLRVGFLCATMVVPEIIRRFRARFPACATELHEVHIADPLGPLRRGEIDVLSHWLPVLEDDLEVGPTMSSEPRTLAVPLGHPLASRESISVEELAEQQVFSPAGNAPQYWWDAQSPPCTPSGKPIRRGQPVATVHEVLSLVAAGQGLAPMVRSTAEFYARPDVAFVPIHDLPNADVALVWRKTGRKPVVAAFAETAETYVQG
- the lxmK gene encoding class V lanthionine synthetase subunit LxmK, which encodes MTLVDHRYRARPESLESVPAVARLLRRLGLGTFDPAHLTSYNGRNNNWSGLTTEGTQLFVKHLSGPLDDARRRLTNILAFHELLRYTEQSIVRGPRCLGWSMEDVLVVFEWLPDTVTGAERADSGAFGEEDAHRIGETIGALHGLDPSGRVSLDPTPHALPPVSGLNALSLEKHRTASGAELRMWSILQQDGELAEAIRRLRKPESDGVSRPVHGDFRLDQVLFARDAMYLLDFEELRRTDPARDIGAYVGEWLYRAVRKLAGPESPESDAASGAPGSMRAQAAGEPRGHGAVARATSELARCRPFIERFRAGYAARGDAAHDEALWIRSAGFAGWHLLDRVMARSAQRSVLTAGDRAAMGIARTLLLSPGAVTRTLGLED
- a CDS encoding T3SS effector HopA1 family protein, whose translation is MPHPRQAEQERATAPLHWRLSAELDTAEVDLTRLTARIRDRTVDADTVHDLQHALANALYEVLHTGLDISGAPRLRTLRDPSYERLLADAVPHRDTTFAVPYAAVAESGDDPSHRIVTLEGVRTLVPAASVTASAGEGRAVVHYPCARPALSAGFFLVDGSAGRPDEVNSIVRLYIHLKDARTAPPLWRDLLHGLEARTVRYRAKISSSPLLYPRRDAAVVYLSTAEAGHTVAQDLAAGLAGRPGLGRSTSVFAREIVPGLAVAEEPDDPRTGQAHLSFGLHRAHAVAQGLIDHARSPRDSDVRTVVCAALARAHIRPDAPWRNASR
- a CDS encoding LxmA leader domain family RiPP — protein: MDAEQLFEGYTTYADAEELAAATQDVDGAPGSLVTVASVVVSIWQGC